Within the candidate division WOR-3 bacterium genome, the region TTTATTTATTTTTTTGTCAAATGGGAATCGAAAGTTATCATGCCGTTATTAAATATTAATCTCTTTAAAAATAATCCTGTTTTCTTTTTTTCCAACCTGGCTGCGCTCATCAATTATAGTGCAACGAGTGCCGTCGCATTTCTTCTCAGTCTTTATCTTCAATATTTAAAAGATTTTTCCCCGCAAAAAGCCGGCATGATTCTCATTGCCCAGCCTCTTACGATGACCTTCTTCTCCCCGTTTGCCGGTAGACTTTCCGATAGAATCCAGCCTCGAATAATTGCCTCTGCCGGTATGGGGTTAACAAGTGTGGGGTTAATATTATTATCTTTCATAGGTAAAAATACAGGAATTTATTTAATAGTAATCTACTTGTTAATCTTGGGATTGGGTTTCGCCTTTTTTTCTTCGCCCAATACAAATGCTGTGATGAGTTCGGTGATAAGCGAATATTATGGTGTTGCTTCCAGCACCCTCGCAACTATGAGATTACTGGGGCAGATGTCTAGCATGGGCTTTGTAATGCTGATATTTTCAATTACTATAGGAAAGGCAAAGATTACTCCACAGATTTATCCCTCTTTTCTGCAGACCCTTAAAATTGCTTTTTACTTATTTACCGGGCTATGTATCTTTGGCGTCTTTGCTTCATTGAAGAGAGGAAGACTTACAAGAAAATCAGATTAAAATCACTGTCTTGAAAATACAAGGTCTTTAGACTTTTGTCCGCTCTGAGGATTTCATAAAATAGTTACCACCACAATGATAAATCAACCTCACCTTTGCGGTATCCCAGACATCATCTTTGAATAAATCTTCTTCTGCCTCAGCGTATAAAACTTCGCCAAAAAATACAATATGGTCGCCAATTTCTATTGAATCAATTACTGAACATTCTATTGAACCAATACATTCTTTTATCTTTGGTGTATTAATTAACTTTTCTGCCTTTTCCGGCGTTAGTTTGGTCTCTTTGAATTTATCAACATCTCTACCCGAATGTGTACCACAATATAGCATCTGCTCAACCAAGTTCCAATCTGGAATATTAACAATAAACTCACCGGATTTTCTAATCAGTTCTAAAGAAAACCGTTCTTTGCCAATTGATATTGCTAATGCGGGAGGTTTTATTGAGACTGGTGTTTGCCATGCAACCGTGATGATGTTTGATTTGTCTTTGTAATGCGATGTTATAAGAACGACATTACCAGAATTTATCAACCTATTCGCCTTTGAGCGTGGTACTTCTATTTTCATGGGTCTCTCCTTTCACAGAAACACCAAGAAAAAAAGCTGTCTCAACCCAAACAAATAATTTAAAAATTTATTTAGGTATTTAAATATTTTTAAACTCAAGGCAGTTGGTTAGGCTTCTAACTCCACTATCGGCACAAACGCATCAACCTGCTCACCTTCTTTATAATTTATCTTTTTGACTACCCCATCTTTTGGAGCCCTCAATTCATTCTGCATCTTCATTGCCTCAACGATTGCTAATGTTGTACCCGCGCTCACCTTGTCACCAACTTTCACCGGCACTTTCACCAGTAAGCCCGGCATTGGCGAAACAACAGCGTTAGACTTTTCAGCAGCAGTAACTCCGCCCTTCACCTTCTCCTGTTTTTCTATTTCAAACGCATAATATTCACCATCTATTGCAACATATAATCTATCTTTTTCTTCTGCAACGAAAATATTGAAAGATTCATTATTAAGTTTGAACTGGAGAGTATTTGGGAGGGCATTTATATCACTAATTTTATATGCCTTGCCGTTGATAACAAAATTGTAGAAATTATCGCCCTTTTCTAATTCTATAGTATAGACATTATCCAGATATCTTAATCTAATTTCCATAAACAAAAAAAGTCTGCACATGAATTGTGCAACGAATCACCCCGCTACATTTCTGTAATTTAACCAGATAAACTCGGGCTAAAATAGGAATGCTTTTTAAGCATTTTACATTTGACATATCTCCCACCTTCCTATTTCAAGCCAGGGATTGGATTCTGAGACAACCTTTTGGGCGTAATTAAGATGAACCTGTTTCTTGTTCAAGGAATTCAATGCCGCAGCAATTAACGCAATATCAATCTTTTCATGCCTTGGCAAAAGCGATTGTAGATTATCATCAATAAAATGGGTATGCAGTTCACCGTTTATAAATTGCTCCGTCTCAACTATCCTTTTCAAAAATGGAATGTTGGTCTTAATTCCTAATATTATATAATTTTTTAGTGCCTGTATCGTGCGAGCTATTGAATCGCCTCTCGTTTCTCCCCAGACAATGAGTTTTGAAAGAATCGGGTCATAATGGGGTGGGACGACCCAACCTGAATAAATTCCTGAGTCCACCCTTATTCCTGGCCCCTGTGGTTCCTGAACAAATAGAATTTTGCCTGGCGAAGGCATAAAATTGTTATCCGGGTCTTCAGCATAGATTCTTGATTCAATTGCATGCCCGCGCTGTTTTACATCTTCCTGTTTTATATCAAGTTTTTCTCCAGCGGCAATCATTATCTGTCTTTTTACAATATCATAGCCTGTAACCATCTCGGTTATTGGATGCTCAACCTGAACACGGGCATTCACTTCAAGGAAATAGAAATTTCTATTCTGATCAAGCAAAAATTCTACGGTTCCAGCATTAACATATTCAGCAGCGGCTATTATTCTCTTTGCGGTCTCCCCCATCTTTTCCCTTAACTCTGGTGTCAATGCGGGCGAAGGAGTTTCTTCAATGATTTTCTGATGTCTTCTTTGAATTGAACATTCCCTTTCACATAAATGCACAACATTTCCATATTTATCACGCAAAACCTGGAACTCAATATGCCTTGGCTTCTCAATATATTTCTCAATATATACACTCTCATCACCGAATGCACTCTTTGCTTCACGTTTACTAAGTTCAAGATTTTCTTTTAATTCCTTTTCGTTATGGGCTATATGCATTCCCTTTCCACCGCCTCCGAGAGCGGCTTTGACAATCACCGGATAACCAACCTGCTGGGCAATTTTTAGATATTCATCAATATCCGCACCTGAGACTTCCATTCCAGGAATGATCGGTGCATTTATTTTCTTTGCGGTGATTCGAGATGCTACTTTATCACCGACAAGCGCAAGCGCCTTTGAAGATGGTCCGATAAACACAATTCCATTATCTTCACATGCCCTGGCAAAGGCTGGATTTTCTGCCAAAAATCCATAGCCTGGATGGATTGCCTCGGTACCAGTTTTCTTTGCTGATTCAATAATAACCGGTATATTCAAATAACTTGCAAGGGGAGCAGGTTCACCAATACAGATTGTTTCATCACAATATTGTAAATGGAGAGATTGCCTGTCCGCAGTAGAGTATACACCTACAGTCTTTATACCCATCTCTCTACAGGCTCGGGCAACCCTTATCGCAATCTCACCGCGGTTGGCAATTAGAATTTTCTTAAACATTTCTGCTTCACGAAAATATATTCAACATAAATCTTAAACCCATCTGGGTTTTCTCTTTTCTAAAAATGCGGACATCCCCTCCTGTGCCTCATCAGAAATCCGCATTTTTGCAATCACTTCGGCAGTATATCTTTTGAACTCATCCACCGACATCTGTGGAACCGTTCTCAAAAGTTCTTTGCATTTCTTTATTGCCTCGGGTCCACTTGAGAGCAATTGATTTACAAGCCCTTCAACTGCCTTATCAAGACAATCTGGCGGGACTATAATATTTACAAGCCCGGCATTTAAAGCCTTTTCCGCGGACATCCGCTCACCGGTTAAAAAGAACTCTCTACACCTTCCTTCGCCACACTTCTTTACTACATATGGAGATATACAGGCAGGGATCAATCCTAATTTTACTTCGCTAAAACTGAATTTGGCATCGGTAGCTGCAACCGCAATGTCGCAGACTGCGACGAGACCTGTTCCACCACCAATTGCATATCCCTGGACTTTTGCAATTGTTGGTTTTGAACAGGAATAAATTTTGTAAAGCATATCCGCAAGGGCAAGGGATTCTTTTAAATTCTCTTCGTAAGAATAATCCTTTACCCTCCTCATCCAGTTCAAATCTGCGCCAGCACAGAACGATTTTCCTTCACCAGATAAAATAACCACCCTTACTTCATTTGACTTTTCAATCTCATCAAAAACCATACTCAATTCCTCAATCATTTTATCGTTAAATGCGTTATGAACATCAGGCCGATTTAGGATAACATTACCAACATTATTGGAAATTTTCAAGATTAATGTCTCAAATTTTGTCATTCTGATATATTATATCCAGATGCGAGAAAAATTCAAGTCTGATTTAATTCTGACTCGTATCCACATTTAAGATGATTGAACATTCCACAAAATTTTCTTAAGGGTAAAACCCGAGGGTCTACCTCAAATTTGATTAACAATAAAAATGTAGGGCGAGGCTTTAGCCTTGCAATAAGTATTTTTATTTCTACTATTTTAACTTAACGATTTTGCAAATCTGATTATCAACGGTTCGCAAAATATAGATGCCGCTACTGTAACAGGTAAAATCAAAATATCCATTTTTGACATTACCGATGAATTTTCCAGTGGCATCATATATTGCACCGCAAATGGTTTTATCTACTCTAAGTTCATTGCCCACGATGTATGAAGTTAATGTATGATTTTGAAGTTTCTGAACATTTTCTTCAATCCCAACGCTTACATCAAGATTTCCATAAATATCGTAATCCGTTCGGTATTCCTGCCATACGGTAAGGAACTTATTATTTGCTCCTAAATAATGGTCGCAGTTATAACAACTATAGTTTATATTGGAAATATTAAAGTAAGGTCCAAGTGGAGCTCCTGAAGTGCTATAAAAACGTCCACATATCTGGTTATAAGAACCCACTATCTTTGAGAAAGTTACAAGATAGTTAACACCCGAATGTCTAACCGCAAGTGAACTGTAATCAACAGTATCAGCAATAGTAAAAATTGAACCAATCGGAGTCCCACTTGAAGAAAGCATGCAGCCTTTCACTGTATAAGTATAGCCAACTGGTTGATATTCAATCCAGCATAAGAGATAATTTGAACCACTCCAGGCAATCCGTGTTGTATAGGCAGATTGAGACAATGTCAACACATCAAATATATTACTTCCGTATGAACCGTCCGTGTTTATGAACCGTCCCATGATTTTGTAGGACGAAAAGGAAGGGCTCGACCATATTACGAAGTAATTAGTTCCATTATAGACCACTGATGGATAATAGAAATAAGGCTGGGATCCGGTGCCAATCTGGATTCCATTGGGTTCAAGGACCGTTCCGGTTGTTGATACACGGGCACCATATACTTCTTGGTAGCTATTACGTCTATCAATCCAAACTGCGAAATAATATCCACCGCCAAAACAGACATCCGGAGATTCCTGGACGCCAGGGGCATTAGAAATAAAAAATGAATTTATTGAATCACAGGTGGAGGTGACACGCACCCCGACAATATTACCCGCACTTCAACAACTGTCCCTTAGCGCAACCAATAAATTTATTCCGTCATAGGCAACCTTCGGCGGATATGCTGCCTGGCGGTTAAATAATAACTTGCCATTGGGATCAAGAACACTACCGCTGTTGGTCACGCGTGCGCCATACAAGGCATAACTACCCAGAGAACTATAATACCGCAAATCACTCCAGAAAACATAAAACTGATTGTTCCCGTAGATAACGCAAGGCGCCTGCTGGTTGGCAGTATAATTACAAATGACAAAATTCGCACCAAGGATAAGATTAAGATAAAATCCGAGGCTTAAACCCATATTTCTCCTTTCGCCCTATTCTATCCAAAAATAAAGTTTTGTCAATAAAAACTTTATTTCCTTGTTGCAACCCAGGCGTCGGCATCAAAACGATCATATTTTGTTCCTTCAGGATTTTCATAAACGACAACGAAGTAAAGGTCACCTTGAGACGTTAATGTCGGTTCACCAACCCCTGCGGTATTTCCTGCAGAAATAACCAATTCTGCCGTTCCCCAGTCGTCCCAATTGCCGTAAGTTTTCTGTTTTCTTCTAAATATTGCCAGTTTGCCATCGGTATGTTCGGCTGAATAATATAGCCACCAATCTGTACCATCAAAATATAAATGAGGTTGATGTTCTTTTTGAGAAGTATTCACAGTAGTTACCGGGAGTGGCGTTGACCAATTTACTCCATTATCCGTACTGACTGAATACCAGATGTCATGCCCGCCTTCGCCGCCCGGTCGGTCTTCACTATCAAAGAACAAAACCAGTGTGGTATCATCAATCAACTCAATATGGGGATTATCCTCAGTATAAGCCGTATTTATGAATTGTGTCCCAAAACTATCAATCGGTGTAAGTAAACCACCTATTCCCGAAGGATTAGGAGTGGTATTTCTAATACACTTTATGTTCGTATTCGCTGTATAAACATCATTGCTGGTAAAAACACAAATTGAAATAGTTGAAGAATCAGCAAAAATTGAACAGAAGCCGCCTTCGCTATAGATACTCCGTTTCATATTGGAAGTAGTCCAGGCTCCAAATTCTTCGGTAATTGAACTACGCGTCGCAAATATAATATCGCTATGATACCAGAGAAAAGTTCCGACGGGATTACTCTTTAAATCCATATCATAATGGGGACCACGGTCATATTTAACAAGGTTTTCTACTTTATCACCGTTTAAGACAAATGATAAAAAATCGGCAGGCATATAAGTCGCATACAAATGCAATCCATCACGGCTTACATACAATCCGTCTTCCCAACCCATGGTATTATTATTCAACATTTGGGGTGTATTAAATTCATTGGGCAGATGACATTCCACATAAGCATTTTCTTTTATTTGCTGCCAATTGGTAACCTTTTTTTCACAATTTAAAATGCTTAGGATAATGCAACAAAAAATGCTAATTTTAGATATTTTCATTGTGTCCTCCATTTATTTATGACCTTTAATGCCTTTAAGGCACTTCTTTCTTTATCTTTAATCTCCAGCATAATATCAAAATCAAGTTCAAGTGTGGTTTTTATGTAATTTTCAAAATCCTTAAGATTTATATGATGCGTATGGGTTCCTATTCTTGCCCCTCTTTTCTGAGTACTATAATCCGTCATCAACAACCCATCTTTTTTATGCCAGGTCTTTATTGCCAATTTTAGTGCATCCAAATAAGATTCACCGTTATTTAAACAAAAGTGATGGAAATAATCAAATAAAACAGGAATACCTGTTTCTTGAGAGATGAGCAAACAATCACTAAGTGAATATAGCCGTTCATCATTTTCAATCACCAGTCTATCTTTAACCATTATGGGTAATTGCTGATAATTTCTTATAAATCGCTCAATTGATTTTTTCTTATCATCATAAATACCACCGATATGAATTTGCACCTTGGCGGTTTTGTCCAGTCCCATTAAATCAAGTATTTCGCAATGATAAATTAGTTCTCTAACGCTATTTCTTACAATTCCTTTGTCTGGCGAATTAATTAAAACAAACTGGTCTGGATGCATTGAGATTCTGAAGTTGTGTTCTTTTATATACTTCCCAATTTCTGCAAAACGATTTTCAAAATACTTTTGCCATTTGAATTTATTTATGGAGTGGCTTGCAAAAGGAACAATATCAGAACTGATTCTAAAAAATAAAAGATTATGGTGAACATTAAATTCAAGAATTTTTTGGAGACAATCAAGATTATTAGTTATTTTCTCAATGAGATTTTTCTCTGAATAGTTTTTTAATCTGAATGTTGAATTTGTCGTACAACCAATGGATAGATTTATGCACGGATAGCCAATTTTCATATTTCACTGATATGTTTAAATTCTTCTAAAATTTTAAAATCTCTTTCCAAAACTTTTTTCATATTGATATTATAAACTGCCACTGCGGGATGATACAATGGAATTATTTTTATATTCCCATATGAACTATCTGTTTCAAAAATCTTACCGTGAATTCTGCTTATCCCTTGAATTTTATCCTTTAATCCAAATTTCTCAAGGATAAATGCAGTCGCATAATTTCCGAGTGTGCAGATAATCTTCGGCTTAATAATTTCTATCTGTCTTTCTAAAAACGGTGTGCACGCTTTTATTTCATCGGGTTTCGGGTCGCGATTGTCGGGCGGTCTGCATTTCAGAATGTTGCCAATAAAGACTTCTTCGCGCTTGAG harbors:
- a CDS encoding flavin reductase family protein, with the translated sequence MKIEVPRSKANRLINSGNVVLITSHYKDKSNIITVAWQTPVSIKPPALAISIGKERFSLELIRKSGEFIVNIPDWNLVEQMLYCGTHSGRDVDKFKETKLTPEKAEKLINTPKIKECIGSIECSVIDSIEIGDHIVFFGEVLYAEAEEDLFKDDVWDTAKVRLIYHCGGNYFMKSSERTKV
- a CDS encoding biotin/lipoyl-containing protein, with protein sequence MEIRLRYLDNVYTIELEKGDNFYNFVINGKAYKISDINALPNTLQFKLNNESFNIFVAEEKDRLYVAIDGEYYAFEIEKQEKVKGGVTAAEKSNAVVSPMPGLLVKVPVKVGDKVSAGTTLAIVEAMKMQNELRAPKDGVVKKINYKEGEQVDAFVPIVELEA
- the accC gene encoding acetyl-CoA carboxylase biotin carboxylase subunit, producing MFKKILIANRGEIAIRVARACREMGIKTVGVYSTADRQSLHLQYCDETICIGEPAPLASYLNIPVIIESAKKTGTEAIHPGYGFLAENPAFARACEDNGIVFIGPSSKALALVGDKVASRITAKKINAPIIPGMEVSGADIDEYLKIAQQVGYPVIVKAALGGGGKGMHIAHNEKELKENLELSKREAKSAFGDESVYIEKYIEKPRHIEFQVLRDKYGNVVHLCERECSIQRRHQKIIEETPSPALTPELREKMGETAKRIIAAAEYVNAGTVEFLLDQNRNFYFLEVNARVQVEHPITEMVTGYDIVKRQIMIAAGEKLDIKQEDVKQRGHAIESRIYAEDPDNNFMPSPGKILFVQEPQGPGIRVDSGIYSGWVVPPHYDPILSKLIVWGETRGDSIARTIQALKNYIILGIKTNIPFLKRIVETEQFINGELHTHFIDDNLQSLLPRHEKIDIALIAAALNSLNKKQVHLNYAQKVVSESNPWLEIGRWEICQM
- a CDS encoding enoyl-CoA hydratase/isomerase family protein, whose product is MTKFETLILKISNNVGNVILNRPDVHNAFNDKMIEELSMVFDEIEKSNEVRVVILSGEGKSFCAGADLNWMRRVKDYSYEENLKESLALADMLYKIYSCSKPTIAKVQGYAIGGGTGLVAVCDIAVAATDAKFSFSEVKLGLIPACISPYVVKKCGEGRCREFFLTGERMSAEKALNAGLVNIIVPPDCLDKAVEGLVNQLLSSGPEAIKKCKELLRTVPQMSVDEFKRYTAEVIAKMRISDEAQEGMSAFLEKRKPRWV
- a CDS encoding sialidase family protein, giving the protein MKISKISIFCCIILSILNCEKKVTNWQQIKENAYVECHLPNEFNTPQMLNNNTMGWEDGLYVSRDGLHLYATYMPADFLSFVLNGDKVENLVKYDRGPHYDMDLKSNPVGTFLWYHSDIIFATRSSITEEFGAWTTSNMKRSIYSEGGFCSIFADSSTISICVFTSNDVYTANTNIKCIRNTTPNPSGIGGLLTPIDSFGTQFINTAYTEDNPHIELIDDTTLVLFFDSEDRPGGEGGHDIWYSVSTDNGVNWSTPLPVTTVNTSQKEHQPHLYFDGTDWWLYYSAEHTDGKLAIFRRKQKTYGNWDDWGTAELVISAGNTAGVGEPTLTSQGDLYFVVVYENPEGTKYDRFDADAWVATRK
- the uvsE gene encoding UV DNA damage repair endonuclease UvsE is translated as MKIGYPCINLSIGCTTNSTFRLKNYSEKNLIEKITNNLDCLQKILEFNVHHNLLFFRISSDIVPFASHSINKFKWQKYFENRFAEIGKYIKEHNFRISMHPDQFVLINSPDKGIVRNSVRELIYHCEILDLMGLDKTAKVQIHIGGIYDDKKKSIERFIRNYQQLPIMVKDRLVIENDERLYSLSDCLLISQETGIPVLFDYFHHFCLNNGESYLDALKLAIKTWHKKDGLLMTDYSTQKRGARIGTHTHHINLKDFENYIKTTLELDFDIMLEIKDKERSALKALKVINKWRTQ
- the udg gene encoding type-4 uracil-DNA glycosylase yields the protein MDSLEKIIAEIVVCNKCPLHRTRTNPVHGEGNPSAKIMFIGEAPGANEDRTGRPFCGDAGRILDELLAIANLKREEVFIGNILKCRPPDNRDPKPDEIKACTPFLERQIEIIKPKIICTLGNYATAFILEKFGLKDKIQGISRIHGKIFETDSSYGNIKIIPLYHPAVAVYNINMKKVLERDFKILEEFKHISEI